The sequence CCTCGCGGCCAGCCGGAGGACCCCAGTCGAGCTCTTCAGGCTCGTAGTCTCGCGGAATCCGTGCGACCAGCTGTTCAAGGTCGAGTCCGCCACGCACGCGACGTGCAGGAGTGATGACGAGCGAGCCGTCATGGACGCTGACGTCTACCGCGTCGCCCACGTCGATCCGGACGTCTGTGAGCAATTCCTTGCTGAGGCGAAGACCCTGGCTGTTGCCCCATTTCTGGACTTTGGTGATCATGCCGCACCTCCAATGGATAGCCGAAGTATATCCATCGCGATGCTAGTCCGTCAAGGTGCGCCTGTAGCGCTAACGTGTGTGGCATGACCCGCAAACCGCGGCCCATCCACGTCTCAACTCAGACTAGCTCACTGCCGCGGTTTGTCGGTGTCGATGCCATTGTTAGGTGCCCCCGGTTGAGCCGGGCGTGCGCGAGCATAACGCACGCC comes from Coriobacteriia bacterium and encodes:
- a CDS encoding AbrB/MazE/SpoVT family DNA-binding domain-containing protein, which codes for MITKVQKWGNSQGLRLSKELLTDVRIDVGDAVDVSVHDGSLVITPARRVRGGLDLEQLVARIPRDYEPEELDWGPPAGRE